The nucleotide window ccctcagaatcatttctgaaaatgacccaagtaaaaattgctccaaaagggtccaagaaaatgctcatgttgctctttgaaaatattggacagagataaaaatcaaatcaatatttttatgagctcataagtatttattttgggcatttggaattaatgcaacaattatttgctttggatatatattattatatatatataatattgtccaaaaattatgccagttgttgaggagctctggaataataccattagcccctgcaaaaattggcataagaaaataaaatggtttagtattttatctaaaccaaacaaatgtcagaaaaatagaaaagaaaacaaaaaaggaaaagcCTACCTGTGCTTACCTGCGGCTTGGCACTGTGCAGCCGGCCTAGCCCagcggcccagccgactggcacTGCCAGTCGTCCCTTCCTCGCGCCAGGAGGACAGGGGCACGCGCTCGCCGCGCGCgagcacacgccggccacctcctgcttccccgctCGCCGCTGGAGGCATCCGACGACGCCACGCACCCCCCTGAACACTGCTCACTCTCCCCAgtcctctcctctccctcgcttccTTGCTCACGGCCGAGCGCTGCCGTCGCCACCGGCCACCACtgccgcagccaccgcctccccctcgccctctctccgTGTCTGCGAGCTCCGCCACCTCGCCCTGAAGCTCGCCATCGAGCCACGCGCCTCCGGAGGCCCTGGAGCGCCTCCATCGCCGCCGTCTTCATCTCCGGCCGCCGTGGAtccccatcgccgccccgccgtcttcagggcatccccgagctcgccgtcaaGCCCACCGAGACCGCTGTGAGCTGCTgcttctcctccccctctccgtttgCTCGCTTGCATGCCGTAGCCGTCGCCCCCTTGCTTACCGTAGCCATCGCCGCGcaggctcgtcgccggcgaagccCCGATGACCAAATGGCCCCGTGCGTGCGTCTGTTGCACTCGCAACGACCCGTGGAGCAACGCTAGCGCGACAGCCAACTTGTTTGCAAGCCGCAACGCCGACCCCGAGCACACCCGCACGCTGGCCACCGCCACGAGCTCTTTTCCagcgagctccggccaccccagctacTCCCACTTGCCCCGTTGGTTGCGAGCGTTCGCCAGCTTCACGTAGGTAGTTTCCATCGTGCGTTTGGTCGCCGGAAGGCGATTTCCGACGCCTCCGCCgtgtctggcctcgccggcgtcgagtcgccggcggGCTTTGACCCCGCAGATAGGAGGTTTGACCTTTTCCGTCGGTCGCcgacatgtggggcccggccctGTTAAGTTTTAGTTAGGATTAGTTTAACAACTAATTAAACCCTGTTTAGCTAATTGGGTCACTGACACATGGGCCCAACCCCATTAACTAAACCAGTTTAGGTTTATTTTAAATCAGGACTAGCTAcagacactgacgtgtggaccccacgcgttaggtttgacctggtcagccgcctttgacctgctgacataAGCATGACGCTGTGCTGACGCAGTTATGATTATTctggaattattttaaaacaggaaattccagaaaatgttttaaacttcaaaaattcatagaaattcaaccgtagctcagattgaaataatttatatatgaaaaatgatcagaaaaattccatctatccatctgtaccattttcatgcatgacaaaccaacctatacattttgtatatatgaaaacacacttatggcatatttaagagcttaatttggagttgcatttgaacccttggttcaaatggacctcaactaaataaatgctagatgcattaactcaaacaacatcacatactcatgccatgttcatgcatcataatgttgcatatgcttgtgtttgatttccgaCACTGTTCCTTCTcaataggtcctgctccggagagtgttcgagagtacctgtctgaggagcagtgccctccctgttgatctaccaggcaagcaaacccccttgttcattccgatacaatcctactctctcgctcctgccctcatttattgcattaggacaacaacgattcaactgctactttatgctgcggtagttgaacccattcctctgcatgacctgtcattgccacagtaaatagttaaaacccactagcatgtgtaggagttgattgagccatgttgtgttcttgcaaTGCcgtgcctgctattgcttagagttgtgtcaggtctgattcatcgggaatgaattggagtggtacgatatgttctggtgctgagagttaagcgtgtgaacacgatttggtaaaggtagcggtgagaggccgtgtaggagtacatggtgggttgtctcactggaaccgtccttaagaactaagttcggtgtaagttgtccaatgactagtcactaccacacattgggctccgggcgctccaagctctctcgacttattagccaacttgatctctgtccaggagttgcaattagtttctggtgtttgtaggtagtgttagtagtctaccaagtggcacccggccaggtgggcttgggacagactaggcacagtgacacggtgtaccaagtggcacccggatggtgggcttgggaaccctgctcacatcatttggggccgtgagcgacaccccggccggatctccttgcggatggaacccgaataggcgatgaacctggactagagtcttgtgtggttagtcaggtcgtggccgacatcCTCGCCAGGCTTcggcttgaaggttgccgagatacatgatgtgtatatggtgataagtggtgagagcgtgtgtgaagaagtacacccctgcagggttttcatgatctattcgaatagtcgtgtcctcggttatggacttcttggatgcttacgtggtacatagacaacttaaagtggatactctaaaatgctcaagacaagtgtgagtgctatggatggccttcttgtAAGGAGACAAGGATGAatcatagtagtgtattgatgtggtgattagtggactcgtgtgcgctgcctcacctcaaagaagtttctcgttgtcgtagaacaggatagccactgagtcaaagctggcttgctgcaactaaaccccacttaccttcttgatacaatgcatgtatgatagggtctgatgtaagtcttgctgagtacctttgtactcacgtttgctttatttatgttttgcaggtaagacatctgtctcactagtagtaccgcttggacttcgacgagtagcttgttaccttggagggacttgtagatagtcaggcttctcggcctttttcttttatagttgtctgtactcagacatgtaatgcttccgttgcttgtatgctctgaatgatgggtcatgtgacccctgtttgtattgatgCCATGcggctcttctgagcctttatttatatgagtttgcgttatgttgtgatgccatgttgtacagcacatacttgcatgttatgcgtatgtgtgacgtgtattgctatgtgtgggatccgacaaactagttgtttatccttggcagcctctcatatggggaaatgtagtctagtgcttccttgagccatagtagtccgctacagcccggttcaccggagtcctgctagcccagcactactgctcagcacacttgactggccggcatgtgtttcactttgttcctgtgtctgtcccttcggggaaatgtcaggcggtgacatccggagtcctgttagcccagtgctacagcccggattcacacgctgctgaccaacatgcttgatgtgaatcatgtatgcctgtccccatgggttagtgccgctttgggttcacgactagccatgtcggcccgggttctctgtcatatggatgctagcgacacaatcatatacgtgagccaaaaggcgcaaacggtcccgggccagggtaaggcgacacccgtgggaataccgtgcgtgaggccataaagtgatatgaggtgttaccggctagatcgatgtgacatgGAATCGGGGTCCCGATAGCTCGGACTTGTTCTTCAGGGTGAAACCCTAGAGCCTGGCCTTTGATGCTTGGATCCGGTGTCGACAAGGTGTTGCTGTTGAAAAACCTCGTTGTCCCTGTGGTGTCAAGATATGGTTGGTGTGGATATGGTTATTGTTCTAGATTGCTGATCAACATTTGGCTAGCTTCGGTTTTTTTCTCTCGCTTAGGCATTGTTTTGGTCTTGTACGACTTTGCTCTTTACTGGCGTGTTTATTTGTGTGTGTTGATGTTGGTTGTGTGCATCCTAGCTATGCAGAGGCCAGCTGTGCTCATTGTGTTTGTATCCATTTGATGCTTCATTTTGAgtcaataaaattcactctttaTTAAGAAAAAAATCTGTGCATCCTAATATTTATACATTAATACATATATTCATATTTTATCCACTAGTACATGTTGTACATTTTCGAATTTAAGAACAAGGTGCAGCGCCGCTCGTCGCCGGGGGTGCCTCTAGTTGCCGTCGTCGCTCCTCTTCCGAGCTCCATGTGGATGTCGTCGTTAGTGCCACAAGCCCATGTGAATGTCCTTGTTGTTGCCACAGCTCCGTGTGCATGTCGTCGTCGTTGATATGAAACAGACCTTATCTTCTACATAGAGATTAGAAAAGAAACTGTTCGTAGTGAATGTAAGTAAATTTTGATGAACAAATCATACTTACTGCTACCGAAACGTATTAATTGCACGATAAACTATATATTCTGAAACTATCATTTTAGACAGAAGGGCATTCATGATCCATATGTTGTTGATGAATATAACTACCAGATTAGCGAAGTGACATTACCAGGTCGTCCAGTTAGGAGTTACCATGTTTGGCGTACGTCGAGTGCCCTCCAAGTGCACACTCGACAAAAGGAATGCCGAGTTTAAATCGGCCTTTGTCGAGTATTCTAGGTAGTCAACAAAAAAGTTATTCCAGTTGTTTGTAGGCCTTTAGCTCTAGGTGCTATATATAATGCATCACATGTAATATCCGAGATCAAAGCAAGAAAATCAAAAGGTGTGACACGTGCCTATGGCCAATTATATAATCGCCTGCATGTTTTTCGTAGCCGGCGGAATCACTTGCTGTACATATACGTTCTGGCCGAAGGACCAATCGATCCGGGAGCTCCCTTAGGATAGCTGGCATAGTAGGTGCTTACTTTCTCCTGGAAGAATCGATCAACTGTGGCTTGTGTACTTGAGCGTCTCGCCGAAAAGCAATCGGTAGGCCGTAAGTACATGGGGTCAGCGCATGTACATATTTCATTGACTGAAAGTATTCGTCGAGGAGCGTTGTGCGACGTGCATATAAGTTATCATGCTGGATGTTCATTACTTGAGTCTTCGACCACTGTTTTAATAATTATGTATCTGATTTGCCCTATGGACAAATATGCAAGCAGACTTTTCATGTTTGTTTGAGTAATAGAAATAAGGTTCCCAAAATCATGCTATAAATAGAAAGGATTTCCGAAAGAAGATGTCATTCATTTGATGAGAAATAGAAAAATATAAAGTATTCTTATAACTCAAGCTGAAGCAGCTACTTTCGAAGTAACAGAAGGAAAAGCAGCAACCGAAGCGGGGATGTCAAAGTCAAAAAGAGGATTACTCAACACCTATTGACATCCAGTCTTTGGGTATCTCTCTATGTAACTCTTGCCGCTTGGTTACCATGACAGGCGTTTACAACCTCAACCATTTCAAGCTGAAATCAACTCAACGTACACAATCTCACAAAAACCCTTACCGGCACAGGCCACCTCACAAAAAAAACCCGTACAGGCGCACACCATGGATGGTTCTACCGTACCATAGATGGACAGCCACCGTCTGATCATAAATTACCTCTTGAAATAACATGCAAGTATCGATCAAGCGACATAGCCATCCCGATTTTTCACCATGGCATCCACTAGCTTGGACCATTTCGTGCGGAGGGTTATCAGCACCATCACGCTGGTCTGGCACGCCAGCCCCGTGATTAAGCCCAACCATAAACCCTACAAAAGGAGAAAGTGACATTTGTTTTTCAGAATTTGAGCTACATGTTTGCCACATTGCGCAATGGCAGCGTGGCGAGGCACGGGCTTATGTCTTGCTTACGTGGGTGTACAAGTTGAGCTTGAAGGCCAACAGGATGGCCACCGGCATGCCGGCCAAGTAGAACGCCACCAGGTTCGTCGTCGCCGCCAGGTGCTGCCATCCACAGCCCCGTGCCACCCCTGCCATGCGCCATTTTATTCATCAATTATGCAGAACCTCTTAGAAACAATGAAAAAAATCATGTTATGACAATGTAGCGCAGCCTTGAAATGCGCTATAGCGAAGGATTGTATACTGATTTTACTTAGTGAGACATTGCTCCAAACACCATGCCATGCTATTAGCAACACTAGAGCGTGCTATTTTTTCCATTACTTAGAATTATCAGCGCATCCCAATCCATGATTTTCTATCCGTGGTATGAAGTTATTTGTGCAGCGTGGGCTAGTGATCCTTGAAGAATGGTTTACATAGCCCACGATATTTCTCACCTGACAACACGCCCTGCGCGGAGTCCAGCACGATGGAGATCGTCAGGAGTGGGGTGATGCCTGCAAACTTTGCCACAATCACCGTGCTCTCCGTGAAGAGGCTGGCCCAGAGGTCATGGCCGACTATCAGCAGCAGAATAAACGAGAGGGCAAGGAACACTGACAGCTTCATCGTCACCATGACCGCATTCTTTGCTCTGTCCACGTTACCGGCCCCGATCTCATTTGACACCCTGGTGCTGAAAATGGTGCAAAAACGCGATATTAACCACCACAATTAAGTGAACCAAGAACCGGTTCTAGACAGCAACGACACACTAAGAACCTGGGACATGGACTCTGAAAAGGCCGGGGGACGTACCTCACAGCGGCACTGAACCCATAGGTGATCATGTAGGAAATGGCCTGCGTGCTTGCGCTGCATTTAGAAAAAAGTTGGTGCATCAAGTCCGATTGTTTGATAAATGATGCACGAGCAATAATTGTTTAGGGAGTTTCGTCAGTCCAGACCCGTACCATATGGCAATCAACGACGTGCTTGCAGTGGAATTCGGCAGTAGGCCGGCGATCAGCAcgaggagctcaatagcccagTACTCCAAGCTGAATGGACTCAATAAATTTCAGGTTGCATCTGTCCAGACTCAAAACCAATTTGCAGGGGACAACATGTTTATATATACGCATGTTTGTTGACAAGTGTAAACGTACTAACCAGACCATGATGGCAGAGGGCATGGCGAGCTTGATTGTCGGCAACACATAGTTGAAGGCGTCGGTGGAGAAGCCCTTCCACGTCTCATCGAACTCCTTGGACCACATCACGTATGCGAGCAACATCAGGCACGAGACCCAGAACGTGGCTGAGATGGCCAATGAAGCGCCGGTGAGGCCCAATCCGACCACATTCACTAGCAGGTAGTTCACGGCGATGTGGAGCACAAACGGCACCATGGAGCAGACAACAAGTGGCACAACAATCGACTGTGTCTGCAGATACCGCAGCAGACACTGTAGGAAGGAGTAGGCGAACAGACCGGGCACCTGGTAACGGATGAACACCGCGGCGGCGTGGGACACCTCAGGTTCTTGATGCAGAAACAACAGAATTGGCTCCGTGAACAGCCAGACGATGGAGATGAGTACGGACACCACCGTTGACATGATGAGCGACGACTGCAGGTACAAGCCCAGCAAGCGGTACATCCGGGCACCATAGGCCTGTCCACACAGCGTCTCCATGGCGCCGCTCATGCCGGTCTGTAAGTTGCATCAGTTTCCCGAATCCATCAGTAATTAAGCATGCAGCATATATTATGGAAGGTTCTATGTGTCCATCAAATTCTTTCGATGCAACGCAACATTGCTCATTCCAAACCAACTTGTCAAATTACTTTTGTTCTTTTATTTTTTTCGAATTGTAAGGTGAAGGATCTAGGGTGAATCATATTGTCTTCTTTAACATGGATGGAACTGAAACAAAATGGCAACAGCTAAACGTATAACAAAGAGGAAATGTCGGAAAATTATAAAAAGTTGATGGAATGCTTACAGGGGCGGATGTAGTGTGGACATACTCGGAAGGTGGAGCGCCATATATGTGTATTATTACTATCCTCCTCTAGGACGGATGGAGTATGGACAGACTCGAAAGGTGGAATGCCATGGGCGGGAATGTCGGGGCGGCCAGTAGGCGGCCCCGCTCAATTTGGTCAGGTAGAGTGGAATGTGTTGAGCCATCAATCATTGTCGATCCTCGACCAGTGATGATGGCAACATGAAGTTTCGTTTACCAACCGATACATGTACATGCACACTAGTTCTATCAAGCTAGTATGTATAAGCATATGTTTTCTACACTCCTTGTGTTTTCATTTTACTACATTTGTGTCGTGTTTGTTTGTGAATGAGGGTGGCAGACTTCGGCGGACTGGGTCTGCTGGTTTCGTGACAGACAACGTGGGAGGTGTCCGCCATATTGAAAGGTTGATAGACAAAGGTAAGTTGCCTTGAAATTTTTGATATTGCAATATTTTATGTGGTTGAAAACGAATGTTGTATTCTCTAGGATGCAAATAATTTTTGAAGCCGTTTGGACTTGTTGTATTAGTACGTCCAACATCTGGTTTTTCTGTGTTAACACCGGATGTTGCCTATGTTACTGAAGTTTCTTATGAATTCCCGCATTGTGTTGGAGGCGCTGCATACATACAATAAATGTGTTGGGTGGGATTATTTTAAGAGCTGACACAACGAATTCATTGCTTGGTAAAATATTTTCATCCATTACCATCTATCATATACCATTTATTACCAATAATTAGTGACATGAAGGGAGGCGTTCGGGAACCACATGTCAAAAAAATGATAACCAGATTAATTCGGTTACTATTTTCTAGAAATAATTTTATCTCCAACTATTTAGCGGTGGATAGGGCTACTCCTGCGGAGCTGCCCGCCTGCCTAATTAGGACTGGAGCGAGGGCTAGGGTACTTCAAAGTGTGTTACACAAAAAAATTGCAAGTTGACACATAGTTTCTATTATATTTCTAAAAATGTATATATTTGTACGTAAAAACGAGTATGCTACAAATATGATACATATTATTTAAAAAATAGTATATATACTATCTAGATATTTTTATGTCCAACATGTGATTCATGGATAGTGGGTGTGCCCCTTTTTTCATGCGGGTGGATAGTGGGCGTGTGGAGATGAAAGAAGCAGGAGGATGCCCAATGATTTAGAAGATCCAGCTAAAAAAAATCAAGCGCGTGACGTATAGACAAGTCTTTAAGCATATCCGAACTTGTGGTGCCACTGTGCAAAGGTTGTGGCTGCTGGACGTACACGTGCGTATCGTTCAGACAAAATAGTGCCTACAGTTGGCGCCAACAAATATACAATGAATTTCAATTGTCCAGACTTGGCTAATTTATGGTCACTGACGACCATGTGCTGCATGGGCAAAGCATGGTTACATTCGTTGTAAATATCCCCTACAACAGTTTTAACTCCTAGAAAGATTTAGGAGCTTCAAAAACACACACCCTCTGTTAAAGTTACAGTTTATGTCCTATGTGTATCTTCAGATAGTCAATTTGATCGATGAAATGCGAGTTATATGTAATTAAACAGATATTATTAGAAACTTAGTTGTGTGGTAGAAACTTCTCTGTGTACATTGACCAGCATTGTTTACAAGTATGTGTGCAACGTACGATAAGATGAAGATATTTAACTGGGCAAATCTTTTCTACTTAATTAATCAATGAGGTAAATTTTTGGCCTTCATTTCAATAAAAAGAAAATGCAGATACGTTCATTGGGTAACAGAAACGAGATCTCTATGAGCAGGACCTACGTGGGGCGACATTCGATATACGATCGTAAATCAAGCATCCCCACACAGATATCTAGGGCGGTTCAATTAGATAAGCGTGATCAAAATTAAGAGGGTGCGATACCAGTACGTACAACAAAGGCGTAGCCGGTGACGGTGGCCCAGGAGTTGCCGAGCGTGGCGCCGGCGAGGTGGACGTTGCCGAGGTGGCCGGAGAACATCACGGACACAAGCGGGATGGCGTAGTAGGACATGTTGGTCAGGACCATCGGCAGCGCGAACTGTAGCTGCGCCCAGGCCTCCTCCGTGTCGATCAAGCGGCGCAGCCACGCCGGCGAGGGACGCTTTGCCTCGCGGCATTCGCCGAAGGGCTCGCCGGCGCCGAGCAGCGGAGCCGAGGACATGTCGCCGGCCGGCTCGCCAGATTAAATCGAGAGGGAAGGGGCTAGCTTAGTTTCGTGGTTGGTGGTGCTGGTCGCGATGGGAATGGCTGTGGTGGCCATCGACGAGTGTGATGCGGCGGCAATATATGGACGTATGTATGTGTGAGAGGAGCAGCAGCCATGACTTGCACGTTTCTCCCGACGTCCTGTAGCTAGCGCGTGGAACGCGCGGTGGTGGGCTTGGTGGATGCCAATCGGTCTAATTAGTGTGGTGTCTGTGACTCTCAAATTTACTTTTGGAGTTTGCTAAGCAGTGGATTTATTAAATGGATTgagtagatctcatctactacGCGAAGGGAGTAAGGGCATCTTCAAGAAGGACCCTCAAACTTTCCTGGACGGTAGTGTCTGAACCACTTTGCTATCTAACAGAGATCCTTATGTCTGCTTAGCAGTTAGGACGTACGGATTTTGGTATCCAAGAGACAAACATGGAAGCTTTGCCGGAGTCCAGACATGCACCTTGAACAATCACATGCATGATCCCActcttctctcttttcttccAACCGCACATGCATGGTCTTTTCTCTCTCTCCTTCTAACTGAACAGTAAACCACAAATATCACATGACATGCATGGTCTTCACCTACTTTTTCTCCTTCCAACCGGATACTTTGTGAGTATTGGATGGCTCCCTCCCGCATCATGTTCATGAACCAcgtgatagaggctaaggtgtcccgatgtttcgatgagatggtggctatcgttttctgtgggagttgaccttgacgatccgactacgaacgtgtgagacgtcgcgccttagcaatcgcgaaaccaacttccgagggttattgaccacgccggagcacgatcaacctgaccacgagggtctgtttcctgcgagcaaacgaagagcaagcaagaaactgagattgcaatctggatattgcgaatataagatgaaagctttattgatcaaggtggggttctgtgacgtcttggtctggtcgttggacacaaacgaagtacgcgaagttgcagctatggcgaacttttaatctaaacaaaacccaaagtctaaacgacgccctaagggctgtatatatggaggaagaggggggaatttcgtggcccttgagggtggggtccgaaaccaaccctaactcttgtttccccacacatacggactctaaaaatagcctatacttaagtatttcgaaattacatgggcctggcccattaataaggtgacgcagcacctagaatagcctatggacgaatattatgaagtggtcatcttgtatatttcgttcaaggcttcatgcactccttatggcggcttcaaagtcctgaaatcatcacttgtaactccgttcttgatccccttgcgtatgccatcaactccatgcgtgttcttgctccaatgttcattcttctccaagctaggcccttcatttgtaagcaaaacaaatgtatccaatttaggcagcatcataatctcatgaacattagaatcattaccaagaaacgaaagtacctggtaatttaattggcgtgcgcgagctctagtaattggtccagtatatgtaacagtaggggctgtgggtgtaacaatggtattgatgtcctcatcatcctccccttcttgaaatgaagtcgtcctcgacggaagcgcatcttcctcacccaaataaggcttcaaatctgcaatgttaaaagtgggactaaccccaaaatctacaggttgctcaagtttatatgcattatcatttattttctctaacaccttaaaaggaccatcagcacgtggcattagctttgatttgcgcagattaggaaatctatctttacgcaaatgtaaccaaacaagatctccaggcgcaaacacaacatgttttctacccttatctccagcaagtttatatttagcattcatacgctcaatgttttccttagttaactcatacatttttaaaatcaattcagaatgttctttagcatcaaaattaagcttctctgaagatggaagaggcaacaaatcaataggtgcacgaggtaggaaaccatacacaatttcaaaagggcacatcttagtagtagaatgcaatgagcgattataagcaaattcaatatgaggtaagcattcttcccacattttcttgttattcttcaaaacagccctatgcatagtagacaatgttctattgactacttcagtttgtccatcagtttgggggtgacaagtagtactaaaaagcagcttagtccccaacttagcccataaacatctccaaaagtggctaagaaatttagtatcacgatctgaaacaatagtatttggcacaccatgtaagcgaataatttcacgaaagaacaaatcagcaacattaacagcatcatcgcttttatgacatggtataaagtgtgccattttcgagaacctatccacgacaacaaatatgctatccctccccttctttgttctaggtaaacctaaaacaaagtccatagatatatcctcccaaggaacactaggtacaggcaaaggcatatataaaccatgaggattgagtcgtgacttagctctttgacatgtagtgcagcgagcaacaaaacgctcaacatcccgtctcatctttggccaaaagaaatgtgtagcaagtatatcctccgtcttcttgacgccaaagtgtcccattaatcctcctccatgcgcctcctgcaacaacaaaagacgaacggagctagctggaatgcatagcttgttagcacaaaacacaaatccatcgttaagaacgaacttgttccaagttctcccttccttacaattctgcaatacatctttaaattcagcatcatgaacatattgatctttgatggtctccaaaccaaatattttaaagtcaagttgtgaaagcat belongs to Triticum urartu cultivar G1812 chromosome 7, Tu2.1, whole genome shotgun sequence and includes:
- the LOC125525010 gene encoding protein DETOXIFICATION 19-like isoform X2, whose protein sequence is MSSAPLLGAGEPFGECREAKRPSPAWLRRLIDTEEAWAQLQFALPMVLTNMSYYAIPLVSVMFSGHLGNVHLAFVTGMSGAMETLCGQAYGARMYRLLGLYLQSSLIMSTVVSVLISIVWLFTEPILLFLHQEPEVSHAAAVFIRYQVPGLFAYSFLQCLLRYLQTQSIVVPLVVCSMVPFVLHIAVNYLLVNVVGLGLTGASLAISATFWVSCLMLLAYVMWSKEFDETWKGFSTDAFNYVLPTIKLAMPSAIMVCLEYWAIELLVLIAGLLPNSTASTSLIAICASTQAISYMITYGFSAAVSTRVSNEIGAGNVDRAKNAVMVTMKLSVFLALSFILLLIVGHDLWASLFTESTVIVAKFAGITPLLTISIVLDSAQGVLSGVARGCGWQHLAATTNLVAFYLAGMPVAILLAFKLNLYTHGLWLGLITGLACQTSVMVLITLRTKWSKLVDAMVKNRDGYVA
- the LOC125525010 gene encoding protein DETOXIFICATION 19-like isoform X1, producing MSSAPLLGAGEPFGECREAKRPSPAWLRRLIDTEEAWAQLQFALPMVLTNMSYYAIPLVSVMFSGHLGNVHLAGATLGNSWATVTGYAFVTGMSGAMETLCGQAYGARMYRLLGLYLQSSLIMSTVVSVLISIVWLFTEPILLFLHQEPEVSHAAAVFIRYQVPGLFAYSFLQCLLRYLQTQSIVVPLVVCSMVPFVLHIAVNYLLVNVVGLGLTGASLAISATFWVSCLMLLAYVMWSKEFDETWKGFSTDAFNYVLPTIKLAMPSAIMVCLEYWAIELLVLIAGLLPNSTASTSLIAICASTQAISYMITYGFSAAVSTRVSNEIGAGNVDRAKNAVMVTMKLSVFLALSFILLLIVGHDLWASLFTESTVIVAKFAGITPLLTISIVLDSAQGVLSGVARGCGWQHLAATTNLVAFYLAGMPVAILLAFKLNLYTHGLWLGLITGLACQTSVMVLITLRTKWSKLVDAMVKNRDGYVA